One window from the genome of Saimiri boliviensis isolate mSaiBol1 chromosome 2, mSaiBol1.pri, whole genome shotgun sequence encodes:
- the NFKBIA gene encoding NF-kappa-B inhibitor alpha: protein MFQAAEWAMEGPRDGLKKERLLDDRHDSGLDSMKDEEYEQMVKELREIRLEPQEAPQGAEPWKQQLTEDGDSFLHLAIIHEEKALTMEVIRQVKGDVAFLNFQNNLQQTPLHLAVITNQPEIAEALLGAGCDPELRDFRGNTPLHLACEQGCLASVGVLTQACTTPHLHSILKATNYNGHTCLHLASIHGYLGIVELLVSLGADVNAQEPCNGRTALHLAVDLQNPDLVSLLLKCGADVNRVTYQGYSPYQLTWGRPSTRIQQQLGQLTLENLQMLPESEDEESYDTESEFTEDELPYDDCVFAGQRLTL, encoded by the exons ATGTTCCAGGCAGCCGAGTGGGCCATGGAGGGCCCCCGCGATGGGCTGAAGAAGGAGCGGCTGCTGGACGACCGCCACGACAGCGGCCTGGATTCTATGAAGGACGAGGAGTACGAGCAGATGGTCAAGGAGCTGCGGGAGATCCGTCTTGAGCCGCAGGAGGCGCCGCAGGGCGCCGAGCCCTGGAAGCAGCAGCTCACCGAGGACGGGGACTC GTTCCTGCATTTGGCCATTATCCATGAAGAAAAGGCACTGACCATGGAAGTGATCCGCCAGGTGAAGGGAGACGTGGCCTTCCTCAACTTCCAGAACAACCTGCAGCAG ACTCCACTCCACTTGGCTGTGATCACCAACCAGCCAGAAATTGCTGAGGCACTTCTGGGAGCTGGCTGTGATCCTGAGCTCCGAGACTTTCGAGGAAATACCCCCCTACACCTTGCCTGTGAGCAGGGCTGCCTGGCCAGTGTGGGAGTCCTGACTCAGGCCTGCACCACCCCGCACCTCCACTCCATCCTGAAGGCTACCAACTACAATG GCCACACGTGTCTGCACTTAGCTTCTATCCATGGCTACCTGGGCATCGTGGAGCTTTTAGTGTCCTTGGGTGCTGATGTCAATGCTCAG GAGCCCTGTAATGGCCGGACTGCCCTTCACCTCGCAGTGGACCTGCAGAATCCTGACCTGGTGTCACTCCTGCTGAAGTGTGGGGCTGATGTCAACAGAGTTACCTATCAGGGCTACTCCCCTTACCAGCTTACCTGGGGCCGTCCAAGCACCCGGATACAGCAGCAGCTGGGTCAGCTGACACTAGAAAACCTTCAGATGCTGCCAGAGAGTGAGGATGAGGAGAGCTACGACACAGAGTCAGAATTCACGGAGGATGAG CTCCCCTATGATGACTGTGTGTTTGCAGGCCAGCGTCTGACATTATGA